The proteins below come from a single Benincasa hispida cultivar B227 chromosome 4, ASM972705v1, whole genome shotgun sequence genomic window:
- the LOC120075931 gene encoding sodium/hydrogen exchanger 1-like has product MVPFQPHPSSLNDKTSAIQETADNLAKKRKWEESFPTTPLNSVFDIELHLETPLPFYWQRCLDIQSGKIHFYNTTTQKRTWKDPRDKLEKDDNHEDDDNDEDNDMSLDLELNLTCESLDKNNNNQAIQGGRQAINNGMIFGSSENYNNNNNNKAEMVAAVCMRCHLLVMMCKSSPECPNCKFMNSPPPEQTSPAMFKRRCHLSW; this is encoded by the exons ATGGTTCCCTTTCAACCCCACCCTTCTTCTCTAAATGACAAGACATCAGCAATTCAAGAGACTGCAGATAATTTAGCAAAGAAGAGGAAGTGGGAAGAGTCGTTCCCGACGACACCGTTGAACTCCGTTTTCGATATCGAGCTTCACCTCGAAACTCCATTACCTTTCTACTGGCAAAGATGTCTCGACATTCAG TCGGGAAAGATACACTTTTACAACACGACGACTCAAAAGAGAACATGGAAAGATCCGAGGGACAAGCTCGAGAAAGACGACAACCACGAGGATGATGACAACGACGAGGACAACGACATGAGTTTGGACCTTGAACTCAACTTGACTTGTGAATCGCTCGACAAGAATAACAATAATCAAGCAATACAAGGGGGGCGTCAAGCTATAAATAATGGAATGATTTTTGGGTCGTCGGAAAATtacaataacaacaacaacaataaggCGGAGATGGTGGCGGCCGTTTGCATGAGGTGCCATTTGTTAGTGATGATGTGTAAATCTTCGCCGGAGTGTCCTAATTGTAAATTTATGAACTCGCCACCGCCGGAGCAGACCTCGCCGGCGATGTTCAAGCGCCGGTGTCACCTTTCTTGGTAA